In Glandiceps talaboti chromosome 6, keGlaTala1.1, whole genome shotgun sequence, one DNA window encodes the following:
- the LOC144436081 gene encoding serine/threonine-protein kinase dst4-like: MIARKLKNATCENIVKAHGVCYGHQMGTTIVLELVQGKDLHRLLYLERCSMTFTEKLALLIGVSNGVAALHDYRIVHNDIKLDNVLVKIPEMIAKITDFSFSTRLEVPEFCDDGALEYSSPERFKDPPAVTDTPRDVWALGCGMA, from the exons ATGATCGCGAG GAAATTGAAAAATGCCACATGTGAAAACATTGTTAAAGCTCATGGCGTGTGTTATGGTCATCAAATGGGGACAACAATTGTGTTAGAATTAGTACAGGGAAAGGATTTACATCGGTTGTTGTATCTAGAAAGATGTTCT ATGACATTCACCGAAAAATTGGCCTTGCTAATTGGTGTCAGTAATGGGGTAGCGGCTCTACATGACTATAGAATTGTACATAATGACATTAAACTTGACAACGTATTG GTAAAGATTCCAGAGATGATCGCCAAAATCACTGATTTCTCCTTCTCCACACGATTGGAAGTACCGGAATTTTGTGATGACGGTGCTCTGGAGTACTCCTCACCAGAGCGATTCAAAGACCCTCCTGCTGTGACTGATACTCCACGGGATGTATGGGCGCTGGGTTGTGGCATGGCATAG